The Fusobacterium sp. JB019 genome has a segment encoding these proteins:
- a CDS encoding radical SAM protein encodes MGIRYNKIQDKHRREIVLLKSFPCGYGKCSFCNYIEDNSLDEEEIDRVNKETIKNITGEYGVLEVINSGSVFELTKNTMKMIQKVVCEKNIKVIYFEIYYGYIKRLDEIRKLFPEVEVRIRMGLETFDDDFRINCYNKNFKLNEDVLKLLSRELYSVCLLVCTKGQTRDMIDKDIELGLKYFKNITLNIFIDNGTIVKRDNDLVKWFIEKYSYLQDDDRVELLIDNKDLGVFEQ; translated from the coding sequence ATGGGAATTAGATATAATAAAATTCAAGATAAACATAGACGTGAAATTGTCCTTTTAAAAAGTTTTCCTTGTGGATATGGAAAATGTAGTTTTTGTAACTATATAGAAGATAATTCTCTAGATGAAGAAGAAATAGATAGAGTTAATAAAGAAACTATAAAAAATATCACTGGAGAATATGGAGTGTTAGAAGTTATAAATTCAGGTTCTGTATTTGAATTAACTAAAAATACAATGAAAATGATACAAAAGGTTGTCTGTGAAAAAAATATAAAGGTTATTTATTTTGAAATATATTATGGATATATTAAAAGACTAGATGAAATTAGAAAATTATTTCCTGAAGTTGAAGTTAGAATTAGAATGGGACTTGAAACTTTTGATGATGATTTTAGAATAAATTGCTATAATAAAAACTTTAAATTAAATGAAGATGTTTTAAAATTATTAAGCCGTGAGTTGTATTCAGTTTGTTTGCTAGTGTGTACAAAAGGGCAAACGAGAGATATGATAGACAAGGATATAGAATTAGGACTTAAATATTTTAAAAATATAACTTTAAATATCTTCATAGATAATGGTACAATAGTAAAAAGAGACAATGATCTAGTGAAATGGTTTATAGAAAAATATAGTTATCTTCAAGATGATGACAGGGTGGAACTTCTTATCGACAATAAAGATTTAGGAGTGTTCGAACAATGA
- a CDS encoding HAD family phosphatase: protein MLKNIVFDLGNVLIEFNPQKFVNENVEDKYKEEFFKIVFLGKEWQELDRGTLEYSNAINYFKEKLPYCKEAIDKLFENYIIDCLNPIEKNINILRKLQKKYKLYIISNFHYPAFDNIYGKWDFFKLFTGKIISGHVKLLKPEEKIYNMLFEKYKLDPKECLFIDDTLVNVNTSKKLGMDAIHLEKPHMLYDELAKKNVI from the coding sequence ATGTTAAAAAATATTGTATTTGATTTAGGAAATGTTCTGATAGAATTTAATCCTCAAAAATTTGTAAATGAAAATGTGGAAGACAAATATAAGGAAGAATTTTTTAAAATAGTTTTTTTAGGAAAAGAGTGGCAAGAATTAGATAGAGGGACTTTAGAATATAGTAATGCTATAAATTATTTTAAAGAAAAATTACCTTATTGCAAAGAAGCTATTGATAAATTATTTGAAAACTATATTATAGATTGTCTTAATCCAATTGAAAAAAATATTAATATTTTAAGGAAATTACAAAAAAAGTATAAGCTATATATTATTTCTAATTTTCATTATCCAGCTTTTGATAATATATACGGAAAATGGGATTTTTTCAAACTTTTTACAGGGAAAATAATTTCAGGACATGTTAAACTTTTAAAACCTGAGGAAAAAATTTATAATATGCTATTTGAAAAATATAAATTAGATCCAAAGGAATGTTTGTTTATTGATGATACTTTAGTAAATGTAAATACGTCTAAAAAGTTAGGAATGGACGCCATACATTTAGAAAAACCTCACATGTTGTATGATGAACTTGCAAAGAAAAATGTAATATAA
- a CDS encoding GGDEF domain-containing protein, which produces MLLKNKSQVFFTMILIPLNYQFIYAHNVYTRGNFTPKEYAFFGAVGIVILSFFLMVLISLNYQLNMAKEKLHESRQRFLDVTEAAEEIVWEIGKDSKFNYVSKKAEKVIGYSQEELLNMSVYDILKEDNKKRFENDLYKSVDRKEKLYKRRYVVVHKNGYEVWLQMSGVAIYNEENKFKGFRGVSADITREHYQEEKLYLLARSDALTGLMNRRAFIEKARLAFKKSKEEGKDFSFAMVDVDYFKSINDEYGHDAGDIVLKELSSIMKGFVRNEYLLGRLGGEEFAYVLPNTNVEEAKKLMSDLQKKINEYVFVVNDKNINITVSVGISFLKTYDKNLSELAKGADIALYRVKNSGRNKIEIQKK; this is translated from the coding sequence TTGTTATTAAAAAATAAATCACAAGTGTTTTTTACGATGATATTAATTCCACTTAATTATCAATTTATTTATGCACATAATGTTTATACTCGAGGTAATTTTACTCCAAAGGAATATGCTTTTTTTGGAGCAGTTGGAATAGTAATTTTAAGTTTTTTCTTGATGGTTTTAATTTCTTTAAACTATCAACTTAATATGGCTAAAGAAAAGCTACATGAAAGTAGGCAAAGGTTTTTAGATGTAACTGAGGCTGCTGAAGAAATAGTTTGGGAAATAGGAAAAGATAGTAAATTTAATTATGTATCTAAAAAAGCTGAAAAAGTTATAGGTTATTCTCAAGAAGAACTTCTGAATATGTCTGTATATGATATTTTAAAAGAGGATAATAAAAAAAGATTTGAAAATGATCTTTATAAAAGTGTAGATAGGAAAGAAAAACTTTACAAAAGAAGATATGTTGTCGTTCATAAAAATGGTTATGAAGTTTGGTTGCAGATGAGTGGAGTAGCTATTTATAATGAAGAAAATAAATTTAAAGGTTTTAGAGGAGTTTCAGCTGATATTACAAGGGAACATTACCAAGAAGAAAAATTATATTTGCTTGCTAGATCTGATGCTTTAACTGGACTTATGAATAGAAGAGCTTTTATAGAAAAGGCAAGGTTAGCTTTTAAGAAAAGTAAGGAAGAGGGAAAAGATTTTTCCTTTGCAATGGTGGATGTTGATTATTTTAAAAGTATTAATGATGAATATGGTCATGATGCAGGGGATATAGTTTTAAAAGAATTATCTTCAATAATGAAAGGATTTGTAAGGAATGAATATTTATTAGGAAGATTAGGGGGAGAGGAATTTGCTTATGTTCTTCCTAATACAAATGTTGAGGAAGCTAAAAAACTCATGTCTGATTTGCAGAAAAAGATTAATGAATATGTCTTTGTTGTGAATGATAAAAATATAAACATAACTGTGAGTGTTGGGATAAGTTTCTTAAAAACATATGATAAAAATTTATCTGAACTAGCCAAAGGAGCAGATATTGCTCTATATAGAGTTAAAAATAGCGGAAGAAATAAAATAGAAATACAAAAAAAATAA
- a CDS encoding iron-only hydrogenase system regulator, which yields MCIENEYRIATIGIVVENLDKFYLVNAVLHEYSDFIVGRMGIPYKKHGISVITLIAEGTNDEICAMTGKLGRIQGVTVKSMLTKLKD from the coding sequence ATGTGCATAGAAAATGAATATAGAATAGCAACAATAGGAATCGTAGTAGAAAATTTAGATAAATTTTATTTGGTGAATGCTGTTTTACACGAATATTCTGATTTTATAGTAGGAAGAATGGGTATTCCTTATAAAAAACATGGAATCTCTGTAATTACGTTAATTGCTGAAGGTACAAATGACGAAATATGTGCAATGACAGGCAAACTTGGAAGAATTCAAGGGGTAACTGTCAAATCAATGTTAACTAAATTAAAAGATTAG
- the hydG gene encoding [FeFe] hydrogenase H-cluster radical SAM maturase HydG gives MNFTQKYAKEMAEYDKMEKDFIDDDLIWKKLNEAKAPSKEEVRKVLKKAEQCVRLEPEETAILIQNKDPETIEEMYQLAYKLKHEVYGDRLVFFAPLYCSDECVNRCRYCGFRCDNGVMKRKTLSLEEVAEETKVMIEEGQKRTILVYGESPNTQVDYMVDTVKTVYDTKTEHGEIRRANINCAPLRKDEFAKLKDIGIGTVQVFQETYHHETYKYMHPEDTMKGHYRWRLYSMDRAMEGGIDDMGLGVLFGLYDWRFEVMGLLYHTIHLEEKFNGVGPHTISFPRVTFANATPLSRELEYKVSDEDFKKLVAIIRLSVPYTGMICTAREPKEVRDQVIPLGVSQIDAGTRIGVGAYAKSKKANQLNDAEQFTIHDDNSLDDVVKTVCETGEIPSFCTACYRAGRTGEEFMKVAKSKFVHNYCIPNAMFTLKEYVLDYASEETVKIANSVIEKHLEKLKDKEYYKEVADGLKRIEAGERDVKF, from the coding sequence ATGAATTTCACACAAAAGTATGCTAAAGAAATGGCAGAATACGATAAAATGGAGAAGGACTTTATCGATGATGATTTGATTTGGAAAAAATTAAATGAAGCAAAAGCACCTTCAAAGGAAGAAGTAAGAAAAGTTTTAAAAAAAGCTGAACAATGTGTAAGATTAGAACCAGAAGAGACAGCTATATTAATTCAAAATAAAGATCCAGAAACTATTGAGGAAATGTATCAATTAGCTTATAAATTAAAACATGAAGTATATGGAGACAGACTAGTATTTTTTGCTCCATTATACTGTAGTGATGAATGTGTAAATAGATGTAGATATTGTGGTTTTAGATGTGATAATGGAGTTATGAAACGTAAAACTCTTTCTTTAGAAGAAGTAGCTGAAGAAACTAAGGTAATGATTGAAGAAGGACAAAAAAGAACAATACTTGTTTATGGTGAATCACCAAATACACAAGTTGATTACATGGTAGATACAGTAAAAACTGTATATGATACAAAAACAGAGCATGGAGAAATACGTCGTGCAAATATAAACTGTGCTCCATTAAGAAAAGATGAGTTTGCAAAATTAAAAGATATAGGAATTGGAACAGTTCAAGTTTTCCAAGAAACTTATCATCATGAAACTTATAAATATATGCATCCTGAAGATACAATGAAGGGGCATTATCGTTGGAGATTATATTCTATGGATAGAGCCATGGAAGGTGGAATAGATGACATGGGTCTAGGTGTTTTATTTGGACTTTATGATTGGAGATTTGAAGTTATGGGACTTTTATATCATACTATTCATTTGGAAGAAAAGTTCAATGGTGTAGGACCACATACAATATCTTTCCCAAGAGTAACATTTGCAAATGCAACACCTCTTAGTAGAGAATTAGAATATAAAGTATCAGATGAAGACTTTAAAAAATTAGTTGCAATAATTAGATTATCAGTTCCTTATACAGGAATGATTTGTACAGCTAGAGAACCAAAAGAAGTTCGTGACCAAGTTATTCCTTTAGGAGTATCTCAAATAGATGCAGGAACTAGAATTGGAGTAGGAGCTTATGCAAAATCTAAAAAAGCAAATCAATTAAATGATGCTGAACAATTTACAATTCATGATGACAACTCTTTAGATGATGTTGTTAAAACAGTTTGTGAAACAGGAGAAATTCCATCTTTTTGTACAGCGTGTTATAGAGCAGGAAGAACAGGGGAAGAATTTATGAAGGTTGCAAAATCTAAATTTGTTCATAACTACTGTATTCCAAATGCAATGTTTACGTTAAAAGAATATGTATTAGATTATGCAAGTGAAGAAACAGTTAAAATTGCAAATTCTGTAATTGAAAAACATTTAGAAAAATTAAAAGATAAAGAATATTATAAAGAAGTTGCAGATGGACTTAAACGTATTGAAGCAGGAGAAAGAGACGTTAAATTCTAA
- the pnp gene encoding polyribonucleotide nucleotidyltransferase yields the protein MFDEKKLEIEFAGRKLSLSTGKFARQSNGAVMVQYGDTVMLSTVNRGKEPRVGIDFFPLTIDYIEKYYAAGKFPGGFNKREARPSTDATLLARLTDRPLRPMFPEGFTYEVQIVNTVFSYDGVNTTDCLSIVGASAAIMISDIPFLGPVASVCVGRINGEFVLNPTPEQLEESELDLKVAGTKDAINMVESGSQEMDEETMLQAIMFGHENIKKLCEFQEAFVKLAGKEKIEFVKPETNPVVKTFIDENGEKKLLEAVLKVGKQDRQEAVDALKAELTEKFVAENFADVEEEEIPKEIMDEFNMYYDKLMKKLVRDSILYHKHRVDGRKTDEIRDLYAEVGSLPIPHGSAMFTRGETQALVTTTLGSKANEQLVDNLNQEYYKKFYLHYNFPAYSVGETGRNGAPGRRELGHGSLAERALSYVMPNEEKFPYTVRVVSDITESNGSSSQASICGGSLALMDAGVPIKEHVAGIAMGLVKEGEEFTVLTDIMGLEDHLGDMDFKVAGTKSGITALQMDIKITGITEEIMRIALHQAHKARIQILEVMNAAIPEPREELAPNAPRIHQLQIDTDKIGALIGPGGKNIKKIVEDTGALIDITDDGKVSIFCSDLEGLNITVKRITDQVKDVEVGEIYKGKVVKVMKFGAFMQILPGKEGLLHVSEISKERVEKVEDVLKEGDEFDVKVISTDNGKISLSKKRIITE from the coding sequence ATGTTTGATGAAAAAAAACTAGAAATAGAATTTGCAGGAAGAAAGTTATCACTTTCAACTGGTAAATTTGCAAGACAATCTAATGGAGCGGTTATGGTTCAATACGGTGATACTGTAATGCTAAGTACTGTTAACCGTGGAAAAGAGCCAAGAGTAGGAATTGACTTTTTCCCATTAACAATAGATTATATTGAAAAATATTATGCTGCTGGAAAATTCCCAGGAGGATTCAACAAAAGAGAAGCAAGACCATCTACTGATGCAACTCTTTTAGCTAGATTAACAGATAGACCACTAAGACCAATGTTCCCAGAAGGGTTCACTTATGAGGTTCAAATAGTAAATACAGTATTCTCTTATGATGGAGTAAATACAACTGATTGTTTAAGTATCGTTGGTGCTTCTGCAGCAATAATGATATCTGACATTCCTTTCTTAGGACCAGTTGCTTCAGTTTGTGTTGGTAGAATAAATGGAGAATTCGTTCTTAACCCAACTCCTGAACAATTAGAAGAAAGTGAACTTGACTTAAAAGTTGCAGGTACAAAAGATGCAATTAACATGGTTGAGTCTGGATCTCAAGAAATGGACGAAGAAACTATGCTTCAAGCTATTATGTTTGGGCATGAAAATATTAAAAAATTATGTGAATTCCAAGAAGCTTTTGTTAAATTAGCTGGAAAAGAAAAAATTGAATTTGTTAAACCAGAAACTAATCCAGTAGTAAAAACATTCATTGATGAAAATGGAGAAAAGAAATTATTAGAAGCTGTATTAAAAGTTGGAAAACAAGATAGACAAGAAGCAGTAGACGCTTTAAAAGCTGAATTAACAGAAAAATTCGTAGCAGAAAACTTTGCAGATGTTGAAGAAGAAGAAATTCCAAAAGAAATAATGGATGAATTCAACATGTATTATGATAAATTAATGAAAAAATTAGTAAGAGATTCTATTCTTTATCACAAACATAGAGTTGATGGAAGAAAAACTGATGAAATAAGAGACTTATATGCAGAAGTTGGATCTTTACCAATACCTCATGGTTCAGCAATGTTCACAAGAGGAGAAACTCAAGCTTTAGTAACTACAACTTTAGGTTCAAAAGCAAATGAGCAATTAGTAGATAACTTAAATCAAGAATATTATAAAAAATTCTACTTACACTATAACTTCCCTGCTTACTCAGTTGGAGAAACTGGAAGAAATGGAGCACCAGGAAGAAGAGAATTAGGACATGGTTCTCTAGCAGAAAGAGCATTATCTTATGTAATGCCAAATGAAGAAAAATTCCCTTACACAGTAAGAGTTGTTTCTGATATTACAGAATCAAACGGATCATCTTCTCAAGCTTCAATTTGTGGAGGATCATTAGCACTTATGGATGCTGGAGTTCCTATTAAAGAACACGTAGCTGGAATCGCTATGGGACTTGTAAAAGAAGGAGAAGAATTTACAGTACTTACAGACATCATGGGACTTGAAGATCACTTAGGAGATATGGACTTTAAAGTTGCAGGAACAAAATCTGGAATTACAGCTCTTCAAATGGATATAAAAATTACAGGAATTACTGAAGAAATTATGAGAATAGCATTACACCAAGCTCATAAAGCAAGAATTCAAATTCTTGAAGTAATGAATGCAGCTATACCTGAACCAAGAGAAGAATTAGCACCAAACGCACCAAGAATTCACCAATTACAAATAGATACTGATAAAATAGGAGCATTAATTGGACCTGGTGGAAAAAATATCAAGAAAATAGTTGAAGATACTGGAGCTTTAATAGACATAACTGATGACGGTAAAGTTTCTATATTCTGTTCAGATTTAGAAGGATTAAATATAACAGTTAAGAGAATAACTGATCAAGTTAAAGATGTTGAAGTTGGAGAAATCTACAAAGGTAAAGTAGTAAAAGTTATGAAATTTGGAGCATTCATGCAAATACTTCCTGGAAAAGAAGGATTATTACATGTATCTGAAATTTCAAAAGAAAGAGTAGAGAAAGTTGAAGATGTATTAAAAGAAGGAGACGAATTTGATGTTAAAGTAATTTCTACTGATAACGGAAAAATCAGTCTTAGTAAAAAAAGAATAATCACAGAATAA
- a CDS encoding tetratricopeptide repeat protein, translating to MSKELIEKEKKELTEKQKLEEEVQAYRELEKLGEDSYWLHCNLGAALGKLDRRKEAIESLLKAELKNQYDKNGWLHSEIAWNYGALGKHKTALYYLKRAQAYGRDDIWIASEIGWNYSKLKEFDKAIRYFIQSFYLGRDDYWLNAEMGLIYEQKEDFKEAVNYYNGAKSHKEDDIWVNSHLAWCLERLGLVDDALELLKYIKGLGREDVWLYSQLAWCYSKKMEHDKAIAALDKAGDQGRDDFWILCEYSWNYSMLKQYDKAIEFMEKAKEINGDDEWLAKQMEIVKKKIEEEKNGHDNNKKE from the coding sequence ATGTCTAAAGAACTTATAGAAAAAGAAAAAAAAGAGCTTACAGAAAAACAAAAACTGGAAGAAGAAGTGCAAGCATACAGGGAACTTGAAAAACTAGGAGAAGATTCTTATTGGCTTCACTGTAATTTAGGGGCTGCTCTAGGAAAATTAGATAGAAGAAAAGAGGCTATAGAGTCTTTACTAAAGGCTGAACTTAAAAATCAGTACGATAAAAATGGGTGGTTACATAGTGAAATAGCTTGGAATTACGGGGCTCTTGGGAAACATAAGACAGCTTTATATTATTTAAAGAGGGCACAAGCTTATGGAAGAGATGATATCTGGATAGCAAGTGAAATTGGTTGGAATTATTCTAAACTAAAAGAATTTGATAAAGCAATTAGATATTTTATTCAAAGCTTTTATTTAGGAAGAGATGATTACTGGCTTAATGCTGAGATGGGATTAATTTACGAGCAAAAAGAAGATTTTAAAGAAGCTGTAAATTACTATAATGGAGCAAAATCTCATAAGGAAGATGATATTTGGGTAAATTCTCATTTAGCTTGGTGTTTAGAAAGACTTGGTTTAGTAGATGATGCTTTAGAATTATTAAAATATATCAAGGGGTTAGGAAGAGAAGATGTATGGCTTTATTCACAATTAGCTTGGTGCTATAGCAAAAAAATGGAACATGATAAAGCTATTGCTGCACTTGATAAAGCTGGAGATCAAGGAAGAGATGATTTTTGGATATTATGTGAGTATTCTTGGAATTATTCTATGTTAAAACAATATGATAAGGCTATTGAATTTATGGAAAAAGCTAAAGAAATCAATGGTGATGATGAGTGGTTAGCAAAACAAATGGAAATAGTTAAAAAGAAAATAGAAGAAGAAAAAAATGGACATGATAATAATAAAAAAGAGTAG
- a CDS encoding queuosine precursor transporter, translating to MKNELMWLVMLLVNFLSILFIYKKYGKIGLYIWIPISTILANIQVVLLVDLFGIGTTLGNILYAGGFLVTDILAENYGRKHAQRAVYIGFFSLIVMSLIMKIAVSFVPSDVEEAVMMFEGVKRIFDFMPRLICASLLAYLTSQTHDIWAYEFWKKRYGETKHIWIRNNASTLVSQFIDNTIFTLVAFYGVYPKEVLMEIFITTYILKVMVAISDTPFVYLASYLQRKGKIQEVE from the coding sequence ATGAAAAATGAATTAATGTGGTTAGTTATGTTACTAGTAAATTTCTTAAGTATTTTATTTATTTACAAAAAGTATGGTAAAATAGGGTTATACATATGGATACCAATTTCTACAATACTTGCAAATATACAAGTTGTGTTACTAGTTGATTTATTTGGGATAGGAACTACTTTAGGAAATATTCTATATGCAGGTGGATTTTTAGTTACAGATATATTAGCTGAAAACTATGGAAGAAAGCATGCACAAAGAGCAGTATATATAGGATTTTTCTCTTTAATAGTTATGAGTTTAATTATGAAAATAGCAGTATCATTTGTTCCAAGTGATGTGGAAGAAGCAGTTATGATGTTTGAAGGTGTGAAAAGAATATTTGATTTTATGCCAAGACTTATATGCGCTTCATTACTTGCTTATTTAACTTCTCAAACTCATGATATATGGGCCTATGAATTTTGGAAAAAAAGATACGGAGAAACTAAGCATATATGGATAAGAAATAATGCAAGTACTCTTGTGAGTCAATTTATTGATAATACTATCTTTACGTTAGTTGCCTTTTACGGAGTTTATCCTAAAGAAGTTTTAATGGAAATATTTATAACAACTTATATCTTGAAAGTTATGGTAGCGATTTCAGATACTCCATTTGTATATTTAGCTAGTTATTTACAAAGAAAAGGAAAAATACAAGAAGTTGAATAA